A section of the Candidatus Limnocylindrales bacterium genome encodes:
- a CDS encoding MauE/DoxX family redox-associated membrane protein, protein MIDPAFQLVVRSSLALLLLAAARHKLRDLSHFRSTVDSYRIVPASAVGVLSIAMPVFELALAVMIATGIALSMAGAGAMVLLGAYALAIAINVRRGRLDLDCGCMGPAASVPVSAALVARNAVLVLAAAVLVPPVSVRGLTLLDGIAVLGSTAALAACWAASERMLALAPRVALARRRDSTNAARSA, encoded by the coding sequence GTGATCGATCCTGCGTTTCAGCTCGTTGTCCGTTCGTCGCTCGCGCTGCTGCTGCTGGCGGCAGCCCGGCACAAGCTGCGCGACCTCTCGCACTTTCGATCGACTGTCGACAGCTATCGGATCGTGCCCGCTTCCGCAGTGGGCGTGCTGTCGATCGCCATGCCGGTTTTCGAGCTCGCGCTGGCGGTAATGATTGCGACCGGCATCGCACTTTCGATGGCTGGCGCCGGCGCGATGGTGCTGCTTGGCGCGTACGCGCTCGCAATCGCGATCAACGTGCGGCGCGGGCGGCTGGATCTCGATTGCGGCTGCATGGGACCGGCCGCGTCGGTTCCCGTCAGCGCGGCGCTGGTCGCGCGCAACGCCGTACTGGTGCTGGCGGCGGCGGTGCTCGTTCCGCCGGTATCCGTGCGCGGGCTGACGCTGCTCGACGGCATCGCGGTGCTCGGTTCGACCGCCGCGCTCGCCGCATGCTGGGCCGCGAGCGAACGCATGCTCGCGCTCGCTCCGCGCGTGGCGCTGGCAAGGCGCCGCGATTCGACGAACGCTGCGAGGTCCGCGTGA
- the mauD gene encoding methylamine dehydrogenase accessory protein MauD, whose protein sequence is MIVALTVSVVLLWILVAVLAGVVFALTRQIGVLYERVAPAGALMIGRGVTVGEEAPVVRATTLGGESEMVGAPSADGRSTLVFFLSPTCPVCKTLLPALRSIARAEAARVRVLIAGDGAADEHEAFARREKLADLAYVLSTQLGMTWQIAKLPYAVLVDSRGVVRSHGIVNSREHLESLVEADERGVASIQEFARQEGLLPAHHEHEAGHGTAPDRRVKVA, encoded by the coding sequence GTGATCGTCGCGTTGACAGTCTCCGTCGTGCTGCTGTGGATCCTCGTCGCCGTGCTCGCCGGCGTGGTGTTCGCGCTGACCCGGCAGATCGGCGTGCTCTACGAGCGCGTGGCTCCGGCCGGTGCGCTGATGATCGGACGCGGAGTCACGGTCGGCGAGGAAGCTCCCGTCGTTCGCGCAACCACGCTCGGCGGCGAATCGGAAATGGTCGGAGCGCCGTCGGCCGACGGCCGCTCGACGCTCGTATTCTTTCTTTCTCCGACTTGTCCCGTCTGCAAGACGCTGCTGCCGGCGCTGCGCTCGATCGCCAGGGCCGAAGCGGCGCGCGTGCGCGTGCTCATCGCCGGAGACGGCGCGGCCGACGAGCACGAGGCGTTCGCACGGCGCGAAAAGCTCGCCGACCTCGCGTACGTGCTCTCGACGCAGCTCGGGATGACCTGGCAGATCGCGAAGCTTCCGTACGCGGTGCTCGTCGACTCGCGCGGTGTCGTGCGCAGCCACGGCATCGTCAATTCGCGCGAGCATCTCGAAAGCCTGGTCGAGGCCGACGAGCGCGGCGTGGCATCGATCCAGGAATTTGCGCGGCAGGAAGGGCTTCTGCCGGCGCATCACGAACACGAGGCCGGACACGGCACCGCGCCCGACCGGCGCGTGAAGGTGGCATGA
- a CDS encoding methylamine dehydrogenase light chain encodes MATREPWKLFDAWLENGSRQIARRSSRRSFLARVGTLLVGGAALPLLPVARIEAAEESRAPAPDETGDQTQCEYWRYCAIHGYLCACCGGAANTCPPGTEMSPITWLGTCRNPVDHKEYVIAYNDCCGQSLCGRCLCSRTEGEQPVYNTFRNNDLLWCFGTESRAVHCSVSVVVGVATKT; translated from the coding sequence ATGGCGACACGCGAACCGTGGAAGCTCTTCGATGCGTGGCTCGAGAACGGCTCGCGGCAGATCGCCCGCCGCAGCTCGCGGCGCAGCTTTCTTGCGCGCGTCGGAACGCTGCTCGTCGGCGGCGCGGCACTGCCGCTGCTTCCGGTCGCGCGCATCGAAGCGGCGGAGGAGTCGCGCGCGCCGGCTCCGGACGAAACCGGCGACCAGACCCAGTGCGAGTACTGGCGTTACTGCGCGATCCACGGCTATCTGTGCGCGTGCTGCGGCGGCGCAGCCAACACGTGTCCGCCGGGAACCGAGATGTCTCCGATCACGTGGCTCGGCACGTGCCGCAACCCGGTCGACCACAAGGAATACGTCATCGCGTACAACGACTGCTGCGGGCAATCGCTGTGCGGCCGCTGCCTCTGCAGCCGCACCGAAGGCGAGCAGCCGGTCTACAACACGTTCCGCAACAACGACCTGCTGTGGTGCTTCGGCACCGAAAGCCGTGCCGTGCACTGCAGCGTCTCGGTCGTCGTCGGCGTCGCAACCAAGACGTAG